The following proteins are co-located in the Actinomycetes bacterium genome:
- a CDS encoding DUF721 domain-containing protein — MGKDNIQPLGNIIDEVVGQLNIGHRLKVSGIFNHWKDIVGSQISKKSKPQRLKNGTLYVSVTSSTWANELDLMSQQLIEKINQYAGCEVVEQIRFKADLKNDDF, encoded by the coding sequence ATGGGTAAAGACAATATACAGCCTCTGGGAAATATTATAGATGAAGTTGTGGGCCAGTTAAATATTGGGCACCGGCTCAAAGTATCTGGGATATTTAATCATTGGAAGGATATAGTGGGATCACAGATAAGCAAAAAATCCAAACCGCAGAGGCTAAAAAACGGTACCCTGTATGTATCGGTTACCAGCTCTACCTGGGCCAATGAGCTGGACCTGATGTCGCAGCAGCTTATAGAGAAGATAAACCAATATGCCGGGTGTGAGGTTGTAGAGCAAATCAGGTTTAAAGCAGACCTGAAAAACGATGATTTTTAG
- the gyrB gene encoding DNA topoisomerase (ATP-hydrolyzing) subunit B, producing MVNSNYDAKDITVLEGLVAVRRRPSMYIGSTGSRGLHHLIYEVIDNSIDEAMAGVCDNILVVLNRDNSVTVVDNGRGIPVKKVDKYNLSAVEVVLTKLHAGGKFGGDGYKVSGGLHGVGVSVVNALSEKLTVEVRRDGYVFKQEFARGEPTTKLKKVEPAKSHGTVIKFYPDPLIFEEINYKYEILSSRMREMAFLNQGLKITLVDQRDEIEKRDVFQYRGGIVDFVKYLCEKKDVLHKKVIYISNAEDDHELEIAMQYTDGYSESIFSFANNINTTEGGTHLSGFKGALTRTINDYARTNKLLKEKEDNLTGEDIREGLTGIISVKLKDPQFEGQTKTKLGNSEIKGFVESTVNAKLAEFLEENPSIGKVIVNKSMEAARARNAAKKARDLTRKKSLLESSSLPGKLADCSVNDPQFCELFLVEGDSAGGSAKQARDRRFQAILPLKGKILNVEKARLNKILNSVEIQAIITAMGTSIDEEFDIGNARYGKIIIMTDADIDGAHIRTLILTFLFRYMPGLLEEGYVYIAQPPLYQVKSGKQVYYAYSEKELQAVLEKVKGSKVDVQQYKGLGEMDAEQLWETTMNPETRTLLKVEIEDALIADDIFSTLMGSKVEPRRDFIQKNARDVSFIDI from the coding sequence TTGGTAAATTCTAATTATGATGCGAAAGATATAACGGTTTTAGAGGGTTTGGTTGCGGTAAGAAGGAGACCGAGCATGTATATTGGCTCTACCGGCTCCAGAGGGCTGCACCATCTTATATATGAAGTAATAGACAACAGCATAGACGAGGCCATGGCCGGGGTATGTGACAATATCCTGGTGGTGTTAAACAGGGACAATTCGGTTACTGTAGTAGACAATGGCAGAGGGATACCGGTTAAGAAGGTAGATAAATATAATCTTTCGGCAGTGGAAGTGGTGCTTACCAAACTTCATGCCGGGGGAAAATTTGGTGGCGACGGCTATAAGGTATCGGGCGGACTGCATGGTGTAGGGGTATCGGTAGTAAATGCTCTTTCTGAAAAACTTACTGTAGAGGTAAGAAGGGATGGCTATGTTTTCAAGCAGGAGTTCGCCAGGGGAGAGCCTACTACCAAGCTTAAAAAAGTTGAACCTGCCAAATCCCATGGAACCGTAATAAAATTTTACCCTGATCCATTAATATTTGAAGAGATTAATTACAAATACGAGATACTGTCCAGCAGAATGAGGGAGATGGCCTTTTTAAACCAGGGACTTAAGATTACCCTGGTGGACCAGAGAGACGAGATAGAAAAAAGGGATGTCTTTCAGTATAGGGGTGGAATAGTAGACTTTGTAAAGTATTTATGTGAAAAAAAAGATGTACTGCATAAAAAGGTTATATACATAAGCAATGCAGAAGACGACCATGAGCTGGAGATAGCCATGCAGTATACCGACGGCTATTCGGAAAGTATCTTTTCCTTTGCCAACAATATTAATACCACTGAAGGGGGAACCCATCTCAGTGGTTTTAAGGGTGCTTTAACCAGGACCATCAATGATTATGCCCGTACCAACAAACTGCTTAAGGAAAAAGAAGATAACCTTACTGGCGAAGATATAAGGGAAGGACTTACCGGTATTATAAGTGTTAAGCTGAAAGATCCTCAATTTGAAGGCCAGACTAAAACTAAGCTGGGCAATAGTGAAATAAAGGGTTTTGTGGAGAGTACGGTAAATGCCAAACTGGCAGAATTTCTGGAAGAAAACCCTTCCATAGGAAAAGTTATAGTAAACAAGAGCATGGAGGCAGCTAGAGCCAGAAATGCTGCCAAGAAGGCCAGAGATCTTACTAGGAAGAAATCCCTTCTGGAAAGCAGTTCTTTACCCGGCAAGCTGGCTGACTGTTCGGTAAATGACCCACAGTTTTGTGAACTGTTTCTGGTAGAGGGAGATTCGGCAGGGGGCAGCGCCAAACAGGCTCGTGATCGCCGGTTCCAGGCCATACTGCCCTTGAAGGGGAAAATATTAAATGTGGAAAAAGCCAGGCTTAACAAAATACTTAACAGTGTAGAAATACAGGCCATAATTACCGCTATGGGCACCAGCATTGATGAAGAGTTTGATATAGGAAATGCCCGTTATGGCAAGATAATTATAATGACTGATGCGGATATAGATGGAGCCCATATCAGGACCCTTATCTTAACTTTCCTTTTTAGGTATATGCCGGGGTTACTTGAAGAGGGCTATGTTTATATTGCCCAGCCGCCGCTGTACCAGGTAAAGAGCGGTAAACAGGTTTATTATGCTTACAGTGAAAAAGAGCTGCAAGCGGTGCTGGAAAAAGTTAAGGGTTCCAAAGTTGATGTACAGCAGTACAAGGGTCTGGGAGAGATGGATGCTGAGCAGCTGTGGGAGACCACCATGAATCCCGAGACCAGAACATTACTTAAGGTGGAGATAGAAGATGCTTTAATTGCTGATGATATATTTTCCACACTTATGGGCAGTAAGGTTGAACCCAGAAGGGATTTTATACAGAAAAATGCAAGAGACGTTTCATTTATTGACATTTAG
- the gyrA gene encoding DNA gyrase subunit A, with amino-acid sequence MVFELRGKVKNIEIESEMQESYLNYAMSVIIGRALPDVRDGLKPVHRRILYAMQDMGMTHNSAYKKCARIVGEVLGKYHPHGDTAVYDSMVRMAQDFSHRYPLIDGHGNFGSIDGDSAAAMRYTEARLSRIAGELLVDLEKETVDFVDNFDSSLKEPRVLPAKFPNLLVNGSSGIAVGMATNIPPHNLGEVIDAIVLYIDNPQVTVMELMKKLKGPDFPTGGMIMGMDGIVNAYKSGRGRVVMRGKVHLEQQKKGKPQVIISELPYQVNKSKLIEKIAELVKTKKIEGISDLRDESDKAGMRVAVELKRDVEPNVIINHLYKHTQLEETFGIILIALVDGVPKTLNLPQLIEEYKKHRYQVVVRRIKYELRKAEERAHILEGLLIALDNLDEVIKTIRSSKDVATAKKRLIKKFDLSPVQAQAILDMKLQRLTGLERDKVKSEYKDLQKRITELKKILGSDELIYKIIKEELQDMKKKYADPRRTDITTSSADMEIEDLIPEEENVIAVTHSGYIKRVPVTTYRKQRRGGRGVSGMNLKLDDFMEHLFISSTHHYIMFFSNKGKVYRLKVHELPTGSRTSKGKAIVNILPFRSGERVTAIIAVKEYNEDEYLIMATKKGLVKKTVITDYDTSRKDGIIAINIRKGDELIKVEKSSGNDDVIIVSQNGKAIRFSEQDCRSMGRTATGVKGMNLSKGDQVLTMMVVKDIDADLFVLTENGFGKRTPLPKYNRQNRGGQGVSTVKLTEKRGKLAGAGIVREGQDIMVISTNGVLIRTPAKSISRTGRSTTGVKIMNLDKDSRIASFGIIAPEN; translated from the coding sequence ATGGTATTTGAATTAAGAGGAAAAGTAAAGAATATTGAAATAGAATCCGAGATGCAGGAGTCTTACCTGAATTATGCCATGAGCGTAATCATAGGAAGGGCACTGCCGGATGTAAGGGATGGACTGAAGCCGGTACATCGAAGAATTCTCTACGCTATGCAGGATATGGGGATGACCCATAATAGCGCCTATAAAAAATGTGCCAGGATTGTAGGAGAGGTACTGGGCAAGTACCACCCCCATGGAGACACGGCAGTTTATGATTCCATGGTGAGGATGGCCCAAGACTTTTCTCACCGCTATCCCCTGATAGACGGGCATGGCAACTTTGGATCCATAGACGGGGACAGCGCCGCTGCCATGAGGTATACAGAAGCCAGGCTTTCCAGGATAGCCGGAGAGCTGCTGGTGGACCTGGAAAAGGAAACGGTTGATTTTGTGGACAATTTCGACAGTTCCCTCAAAGAGCCCAGAGTGCTTCCTGCTAAATTCCCGAATTTATTGGTTAACGGCTCTTCCGGAATCGCAGTAGGCATGGCTACCAATATCCCTCCCCATAACCTGGGAGAGGTTATTGATGCTATCGTACTTTATATCGATAATCCCCAGGTTACAGTAATGGAACTTATGAAGAAGTTAAAAGGCCCTGATTTTCCTACTGGGGGCATGATTATGGGTATGGATGGAATAGTTAATGCCTATAAGAGTGGCAGGGGAAGGGTTGTAATGAGGGGGAAAGTACATCTTGAACAGCAGAAAAAAGGTAAACCCCAGGTTATTATAAGTGAGCTTCCTTATCAGGTTAACAAGTCCAAGCTGATTGAGAAAATAGCTGAACTGGTAAAGACCAAGAAAATTGAAGGTATCAGTGATTTAAGGGATGAATCGGATAAAGCAGGAATGAGGGTAGCAGTAGAGCTCAAGAGGGATGTAGAGCCTAATGTAATCATCAATCATCTTTATAAGCACACCCAGCTGGAGGAAACCTTCGGCATTATACTGATTGCCTTAGTGGATGGGGTTCCCAAGACTTTAAATCTGCCGCAGCTGATTGAAGAGTATAAGAAACACAGGTACCAGGTAGTAGTAAGAAGAATAAAGTATGAGCTAAGAAAAGCAGAAGAGCGGGCCCATATACTGGAAGGCTTGCTGATAGCCCTGGATAATCTGGATGAGGTTATAAAAACCATAAGGTCTTCCAAGGATGTAGCTACTGCCAAGAAGAGACTTATTAAAAAGTTTGATCTTTCACCAGTGCAGGCCCAGGCCATACTGGATATGAAACTGCAGAGGCTTACCGGGCTGGAAAGAGACAAGGTTAAAAGTGAATACAAGGACCTGCAGAAGAGGATAACCGAACTGAAAAAGATATTAGGTAGTGACGAGCTTATATACAAGATTATCAAGGAAGAGCTTCAGGATATGAAGAAGAAATATGCGGATCCCAGAAGAACCGATATAACTACCTCGTCAGCAGATATGGAAATAGAGGACCTTATTCCCGAGGAAGAGAATGTAATAGCAGTTACCCATTCAGGGTATATTAAAAGGGTTCCGGTTACTACTTACAGAAAGCAGAGAAGGGGCGGCAGGGGAGTTAGCGGCATGAATTTGAAACTTGATGATTTTATGGAGCACTTGTTTATCTCTTCTACCCACCACTACATAATGTTCTTTTCCAATAAGGGTAAAGTGTACAGGCTTAAGGTACATGAGCTGCCTACCGGAAGCAGAACCTCCAAGGGAAAGGCCATTGTTAATATCCTTCCCTTTCGTTCGGGAGAAAGGGTTACTGCCATAATAGCGGTTAAAGAATATAATGAGGACGAATACTTGATAATGGCCACCAAAAAGGGACTGGTTAAGAAAACGGTGATTACTGATTATGATACCTCCAGGAAAGATGGAATTATAGCCATAAATATCCGCAAGGGTGACGAGCTGATTAAAGTGGAAAAATCCAGTGGAAATGACGATGTCATAATAGTTTCCCAGAATGGCAAGGCCATCAGGTTCTCAGAACAGGATTGCAGGTCTATGGGAAGAACTGCTACCGGGGTAAAGGGCATGAACCTTTCCAAAGGGGACCAGGTTCTTACCATGATGGTGGTAAAAGATATAGACGCAGACCTGTTTGTTCTAACTGAAAATGGATTTGGCAAAAGAACTCCCCTGCCCAAATATAATCGGCAGAACCGGGGAGGCCAGGGAGTATCGACGGTTAAGCTTACCGAGAAAAGGGGTAAGCTGGCTGGGGCCGGTATAGTCAGGGAAGGCCAGGATATAATGGTTATCTCTACCAATGGTGTGCTGATAAGGACTCCGGCAAAATCTATTTCCAGAACCGGGAGATCCACTACCGGAGTTAAGATAATGAATCTGGACAAAGATAGCAGGATTGCCTCCTTTGGCATTATAGCTCCTGAAAACTAA
- a CDS encoding DUF4870 domain-containing protein: MDPKMAVLISHIGFVVGAGWLSGLIVYLLEKENYFVKFHAMQSLIIGIAEIIGYIIGAILSVFIIGVACFPIVWIAALIIRIIIVMKANQGELYKFPGIGGMAEKYTKM, from the coding sequence ATGGACCCGAAGATGGCTGTACTTATTTCCCACATCGGTTTTGTTGTTGGAGCGGGCTGGCTTTCAGGGCTAATCGTTTATTTGCTGGAAAAGGAAAACTATTTTGTTAAGTTCCATGCTATGCAGTCGTTGATAATAGGTATCGCGGAGATTATTGGCTATATAATAGGTGCAATCTTAAGCGTATTTATAATTGGAGTAGCATGTTTTCCTATTGTCTGGATTGCAGCTTTGATTATCAGGATAATAATAGTAATGAAGGCTAATCAGGGCGAACTCTACAAGTTCCCTGGTATTGGTGGAATGGCTGAAAAATACACCAAGATGTAA
- a CDS encoding DUF3566 domain-containing protein, with amino-acid sequence MTVERKTLKSISELSIFKYLLVFYLIFFVIALIVTGIVFLFTWLGFAAAGASMNDMLANAGINLDWIPGGGAIGIVVFIIGGLIGSVIYAAIGTLTMWILNIILKISGGIELRFVERKQS; translated from the coding sequence ATGACAGTAGAAAGAAAAACTTTAAAAAGCATAAGTGAATTATCAATATTCAAGTACTTGCTGGTTTTCTACCTTATATTCTTTGTCATTGCCCTTATTGTTACGGGAATAGTATTTCTATTTACCTGGTTGGGATTTGCTGCGGCAGGGGCAAGCATGAATGATATGTTAGCCAATGCAGGAATAAACCTGGACTGGATACCAGGAGGGGGAGCCATAGGAATTGTTGTGTTTATTATTGGCGGCCTTATTGGCTCTGTAATTTATGCCGCGATAGGTACCTTGACCATGTGGATACTTAATATTATCCTGAAAATAAGCGGGGGAATTGAATTAAGGTTTGTTGAGAGAAAACAAAGCTAA